A genomic segment from Aegilops tauschii subsp. strangulata cultivar AL8/78 chromosome 1, Aet v6.0, whole genome shotgun sequence encodes:
- the LOC109736412 gene encoding DAR GTPase 3, chloroplastic, whose protein sequence is MLLPTRRLPATPSRPSAHPYISPARPSLRFRRQHGRAATARATSATPPVFGDTLLGLYEKERLGLSRYADEESREDVFWETLDADLQYWTRSLRPVQWYPGHIAKTEKELKGQLKLMDVVIEVRDARIPLATTHPKMDSWLGNRRRIIVMNREDMVSADDRNAWATYFSSQGIKVIYSNGQLGMGTMKLGRMAKSAASTVNTRRREKGLLPRPVRAGIVGYPNVGKSSLINRLLKRRMCPAAPRPGVTRELKWVRFGKDLELLDSPGILPMRISDQTAALKLAICDDIGERSYDFADVAAILVQILLRHPAVGSEAFRKRYKIDVDSDCGKLFVTKLSVHLFNGDTTQAAFRILSDFRKGRFGWVALERPPT, encoded by the exons ATGCTCCTCCCGACGCGCCGCCTCCCTGCTACCCCTTCCCGCCCATCCGCGCACCCGTACATCTCCCCTGCGCGGCCCTCCCTCCGGTTCCGGCGACAGCATGGTcgagcggcgacggcgagggcgacGTCAGCGACACCTCCCGTG TTTGGCGACACACTGCTGGGTCTGTACGAGAAAGAGAGGTTAGGCCTCTCACGGTACGCCGACGAGGAGTCCAGAGAAGACGTGTTCTGGGAAACCTTGGACGCTGATTTGCAGTACTGGACCAGATCCCTGCGCCCGGTGCAG TGGTATCCTGGTCATATTGCAAAAACAGAGAAGGAACTGAAAGGACAGTTAAAGCTCATGGATGTTGTCATAGAAGTCCGGGATGCTAGAATTCCCTTGGCAACAACCCATCCTAAG ATGGATTCCTGGCTAGGCAACCGTAGAAGGATCATAGTGATGAACCGCGAAGACATGGTGTCAGCCGACGACAGAAATGCATGGGCAACTTACTTTTCTAGTCAGGGTATCAAAGTTATTTACTCAAATGGCCAGCTGGGCATG GGTACGATGAAATTAGGCAGAATGGCAAAATCAGCAGCATCTACTGTGAACACAAGGCGAAGAGAAAAGGGATTGCTTCCTCGTCCG GTTCGAGCTGGAATTGTTGGATATCCAAATGTCGGTAAATCTTCCTTGATTAATCGCTTGCTAAAACGAAGAATGTGTCCAGCAGCACCTAGACCAGGTGTCACAAGAGAACTGAA GTGGGTTCGTTTTGGGAAGGATCTAGAGCTATTAGACTCACCTGGAATTTTGCCAATGAGAATTAGTGATCAGACAGCTGCACTTAAGCTTGCTATCTGTGATGATATTGGAGAAAGGTCATATGATTTTGCTGATGTGGCAGCAATTCTTGTGCAGATATTGTTAAGACATCCGGCTGTGG GTTCTGAGGCATTTCGAAAACGATACAAGATTGATGTAGACAGTGACTGCGGCAAATT GTTTGTCACAAAGCTCTCGGTCCACTTGTTCAATGGAGATACCACCCAGGCAGCTTTCCGCATCTTATCTGACTTCCGGAAAGGAAGATTTGGTTGGGTTGCCCTAGAGAGACCTCCAACATGA